In one window of Kitasatospora sp. MMS16-BH015 DNA:
- a CDS encoding DinB family protein: MITPDTKDWTWVLERACPDCGLDTPAVVREEVAGMLRENAEFWVGLLTGTPVEELRRRPAPEIWAPLEYACHVRDVYRLFDLRLGLMLTQDGPLFANWDQDETALAERYGEQDPARVAVELAEAGAVLAEAFAAVTGEQWQRTGSRSDGARFTVESFARYLIHDPVHHVYDVTGVRR; encoded by the coding sequence ATGATCACACCTGACACCAAGGACTGGACCTGGGTCCTCGAACGCGCCTGCCCCGACTGCGGGTTGGACACTCCGGCGGTCGTCCGGGAGGAGGTCGCCGGGATGCTGCGGGAGAACGCGGAGTTCTGGGTCGGGCTGCTCACCGGTACTCCGGTGGAGGAGTTGCGGCGGCGGCCGGCCCCGGAGATCTGGGCGCCGCTGGAGTACGCCTGCCACGTGCGCGACGTGTACCGGCTGTTCGACCTGCGGCTCGGGCTGATGCTCACTCAGGACGGCCCGCTGTTCGCCAACTGGGACCAGGACGAGACGGCGCTGGCCGAGCGCTACGGTGAGCAGGACCCGGCCCGGGTGGCCGTCGAACTCGCCGAGGCCGGTGCGGTGTTGGCCGAGGCCTTCGCGGCCGTGACCGGTGAGCAGTGGCAGCGGACGGGCAGCCGGAGCGACGGCGCCCGCTTCACGGTCGAGTCCTTCGCCCGCTACCTGATCCACGACCCGGTGCACCACGTCTACGACGTGACCGGCGTCCGGCGGTAG
- a CDS encoding MoaD/ThiS family protein — translation MAIEVRIPTILRTYTDGAKAVEGSGANLAELFTDLDARHPGIAGRLLDNGELRRFVNVYLNDEDVRFLGGVTTALGDGDSVTILPAVAGGSR, via the coding sequence ATGGCCATCGAGGTCCGCATCCCCACGATCCTCCGCACCTACACCGACGGCGCCAAGGCCGTCGAGGGCAGCGGCGCCAACCTCGCGGAGCTGTTCACCGACCTCGACGCCCGCCACCCCGGCATCGCCGGCCGGCTGCTCGACAACGGTGAGCTGCGCCGCTTCGTCAACGTCTACCTGAACGACGAGGACGTCCGCTTCCTCGGCGGCGTCACCACCGCCCTCGGCGACGGCGACAGCGTCACCATCCTCCCGGCCGTGGCCGGCGGCTCCCGCTGA
- a CDS encoding DUF2017 domain-containing protein, with translation MAGLFESTGEGSAAIALDEIEASILRSLEVQMLELIGPGPGADSDDPLAALFAEGPTEAPSDPALRRLFPDAYGEPGTAADEETRAAASEFRRYTELDLRARKREDALAVVKAIDGLGGEGGKLELEAGDCPRWLGALNDLRLTLGSRLEVTEEDEEGLYALPDGDERKPLVMAYLWLGGMQESLIEAMTG, from the coding sequence ATGGCTGGGTTGTTCGAGAGCACCGGCGAAGGCAGTGCCGCGATCGCGCTGGACGAGATCGAGGCGTCCATCCTCCGCTCGCTGGAGGTGCAGATGCTGGAGCTGATCGGCCCCGGCCCGGGCGCGGACAGCGACGACCCGCTGGCCGCGCTGTTCGCCGAGGGCCCCACCGAGGCGCCCAGCGACCCGGCGCTGCGGCGGCTCTTCCCGGACGCCTACGGCGAGCCCGGCACCGCCGCCGACGAGGAGACCAGGGCGGCCGCCTCGGAGTTCCGCCGCTACACCGAGCTCGACCTGCGGGCCCGCAAGCGGGAGGACGCGCTGGCCGTGGTCAAGGCGATCGACGGCCTCGGCGGTGAGGGCGGCAAGCTCGAACTGGAGGCGGGCGACTGCCCGCGCTGGCTCGGCGCGCTCAACGACCTGCGGCTCACCCTGGGCAGCCGTCTCGAGGTCACCGAGGAGGACGAGGAGGGCCTCTACGCGCTGCCCGACGGCGACGAGCGCAAGCCCCTGGTGATGGCCTACCTCTGGCTCGGCGGCATGCAGGAGTCCCTCATCGAGGCGATGACCGGCTGA
- a CDS encoding nicotinate phosphoribosyltransferase, whose translation MDANTARRSTALLTDRYELTMLQAALRSGAAHRRSVFEVFTRRLPNGRRYGVLAGTGRLLDAVEDFRFTSPQLDWLSDQGVVDEETLRFLADYRFTGDIHGYPEGEIYFPGSPVLTVEGSFAEAVILETLILSILNHDSAIAAAASRMTSAAGERPCIEMGARRAHESAAVAAARAAYLTGFTATSDLEAGFTHGIPTTGTAAHAFTLLHDSERDAFTAQVESMGRGTTLLIDTYDLAEAVRTAVEVAGPSLGAVRIDSGDLTLLAHRVRRQLDLLGAEKTRIIVTSDLDEYAIAALAAAPVDGYGVGTSLVTGSGHPTCAMVYKLVARATTPGGPLEPVAKRSAGGKSSVGGRKWAARRPDEEGVAEAEVVGTGAMPESLAPHLLQVPLVLGGEVVGREPLAVARERHLRSRAALPLSATQLSKGEPVLPTELLLG comes from the coding sequence ATGGACGCCAACACCGCGCGCCGCTCCACCGCGCTGCTCACCGACCGTTACGAGCTCACCATGCTCCAGGCCGCGCTCCGCAGCGGCGCCGCCCACCGTCGCTCGGTCTTCGAGGTGTTCACCCGGCGGCTGCCGAACGGCCGTCGCTACGGGGTGCTGGCGGGCACCGGCCGCCTGCTGGACGCCGTCGAGGACTTCCGGTTCACCTCCCCGCAGCTCGACTGGCTCAGCGACCAGGGCGTGGTGGACGAGGAGACCCTGCGCTTCCTGGCCGACTACCGGTTCACCGGCGACATCCACGGCTACCCCGAGGGCGAGATCTACTTCCCCGGCTCCCCCGTGCTCACCGTGGAGGGCAGCTTCGCCGAGGCGGTGATCCTGGAGACGCTGATCCTGTCGATCCTCAACCACGACTCCGCGATCGCCGCCGCCGCCTCCCGGATGACCAGCGCCGCCGGCGAGCGCCCCTGCATCGAGATGGGCGCCCGCCGCGCCCACGAGAGCGCCGCCGTGGCCGCCGCCCGGGCCGCCTACCTGACCGGCTTCACCGCCACCTCCGACCTGGAGGCCGGCTTCACCCACGGCATCCCCACCACCGGCACCGCCGCGCACGCCTTCACCCTGCTGCACGACAGCGAGCGGGACGCCTTCACCGCCCAGGTCGAGTCGATGGGCCGGGGCACCACCCTCCTGATCGACACCTACGACCTGGCCGAGGCCGTCCGCACCGCCGTGGAGGTGGCCGGGCCCTCGCTGGGCGCCGTCCGGATCGACTCCGGCGACCTGACCCTGCTGGCCCACCGGGTGCGCCGCCAGCTCGACCTGCTCGGGGCCGAGAAGACCCGGATCATCGTCACCTCCGACCTGGACGAGTACGCCATCGCCGCGCTCGCCGCCGCCCCGGTGGACGGCTACGGCGTCGGCACCAGCCTGGTCACCGGCAGCGGGCACCCCACCTGCGCGATGGTCTACAAGCTGGTCGCCCGGGCCACCACGCCGGGCGGACCGCTGGAACCGGTGGCCAAGCGCTCGGCCGGCGGCAAGAGCAGCGTCGGCGGGCGCAAGTGGGCCGCCCGGCGGCCCGACGAGGAGGGCGTGGCCGAGGCCGAGGTGGTCGGCACCGGCGCGATGCCCGAATCGCTCGCCCCGCACCTGCTCCAGGTGCCGCTGGTGCTCGGCGGCGAGGTGGTCGGCCGCGAGCCGCTGGCCGTCGCGCGCGAGCGCCACCTGCGCAGCCGCGCCGCGCTGCCGCTCTCGGCCACCCAGCTCTCCAAGGGCGAGCCGGTGCTCCCCACCGAGCTGCTGCTGGGCTGA
- a CDS encoding Mov34/MPN/PAD-1 family protein yields MLTITRELRDAILAHARADHPDEACGVVAGPAGTGRPERFVPMLNAARSPTFYEFDSGDLLKLYREMDDRDEEPVIVYHSHTATEAYPSRTDVSYASEPFAHYVLVSTAEGAEADSPYQFRSFRIVDGVITEEDVEIVEEYSA; encoded by the coding sequence ATGCTGACCATCACCCGTGAACTGCGCGACGCCATCCTCGCCCACGCCCGGGCCGACCACCCGGACGAGGCCTGCGGCGTGGTCGCCGGCCCGGCCGGCACCGGCCGGCCCGAGCGGTTCGTCCCGATGCTCAACGCCGCCCGCTCGCCCACCTTCTACGAGTTCGACTCCGGCGACCTGTTGAAGCTCTACCGCGAGATGGACGACCGGGACGAGGAGCCCGTGATCGTCTACCACTCGCACACCGCCACCGAGGCCTACCCCTCGCGCACGGACGTCAGCTACGCCTCCGAGCCCTTCGCCCACTACGTGCTGGTCTCCACCGCCGAGGGCGCCGAGGCGGACAGTCCGTACCAGTTCCGATCGTTCCGCATCGTGGACGGAGTGATCACGGAGGAAGACGTCGAGATCGTCGAGGAGTATTCCGCCTGA
- a CDS encoding amino acid permease, protein MAAPRYDEVVDPTPDEEGYERGLNSRQIQMIAIGGAIGTGLFLGAGTAISKAGPSLILSYAVAGVVIFVIMRALGELLTYRPVSGSFAEYAREFLGPFAGYVTGWTYWLFWVVTGMAETTAAAVYVKYWAPGIPQWLSALVFLVILYGANLISVSLFGEIEFWFSMVKVTAILGMVLIGVGVLVFGFSKAGDTASVTHLWRDGGFFPRGLHATLMTLQIVMFAYLGVELVGVTAGESENPEKTLPRAINTLPARIVLFYIGALTVILSLVSWTEFQPGVSPFVAAFGKIGIPAAAGIINFVVLTAALSSCNSGMYSTGRMLRDLALRGQAPAAVTRLNGHRSPAAAITVSALLMGLGVLLNAVAPGKAFEYVTSVATVCGIWTWAVILVCQLRYRAAWRRGHLPPPSFRSPGGGWTGWVALAFLGLVVVLIGFDADNRISLYVFPVWAVLLLIGYQVLKRRRPEALHGTPHDHLHVPPSEE, encoded by the coding sequence ATGGCAGCGCCCCGGTACGACGAGGTCGTCGACCCCACTCCGGACGAGGAGGGCTACGAGCGGGGTCTGAACAGCCGTCAGATCCAGATGATCGCGATCGGCGGCGCGATCGGCACCGGCCTCTTCCTCGGCGCCGGCACCGCGATCTCCAAGGCCGGCCCGAGCCTGATCCTCAGCTACGCGGTGGCCGGGGTGGTGATCTTCGTGATCATGCGGGCGCTCGGCGAGCTGCTCACCTACCGTCCGGTCTCGGGTAGCTTCGCCGAGTACGCCCGCGAGTTCCTCGGCCCGTTCGCCGGCTACGTCACCGGCTGGACGTACTGGCTGTTCTGGGTGGTCACCGGGATGGCCGAGACCACGGCGGCGGCGGTCTACGTCAAGTACTGGGCGCCGGGCATCCCGCAGTGGCTGAGCGCACTGGTCTTCCTGGTGATCCTCTACGGGGCCAACCTGATCTCGGTAAGTCTCTTCGGCGAGATCGAGTTCTGGTTCTCGATGGTCAAGGTGACGGCGATCCTCGGCATGGTCCTGATCGGCGTCGGGGTGCTGGTCTTCGGCTTCAGCAAGGCCGGTGACACCGCCTCGGTCACCCACCTGTGGCGGGACGGCGGCTTCTTCCCCCGGGGCCTGCACGCGACCCTGATGACCCTGCAGATCGTGATGTTCGCCTACCTGGGCGTGGAGCTGGTCGGCGTCACGGCGGGCGAGAGCGAGAACCCCGAGAAGACCCTGCCGCGGGCGATCAACACCCTGCCCGCCCGGATCGTGCTGTTCTACATCGGCGCGCTCACGGTGATCCTCTCGCTGGTGTCCTGGACGGAGTTCCAGCCCGGGGTCAGCCCCTTCGTGGCCGCCTTCGGGAAGATCGGCATCCCGGCGGCGGCCGGGATCATCAACTTCGTGGTGCTCACCGCCGCGCTCTCCTCCTGCAACTCCGGGATGTACTCCACCGGCCGGATGCTGCGCGACCTCGCCCTGCGCGGCCAGGCCCCCGCCGCCGTGACCCGGCTGAACGGCCACCGCAGCCCGGCCGCGGCGATCACCGTCTCCGCGCTGCTGATGGGCCTGGGCGTGCTGCTCAACGCCGTGGCGCCCGGCAAGGCCTTCGAGTACGTGACCTCGGTGGCCACCGTCTGCGGGATCTGGACCTGGGCGGTGATCCTGGTCTGCCAGCTGCGCTACCGGGCCGCCTGGCGTCGCGGCCACCTGCCGCCGCCGAGCTTCCGCTCGCCCGGCGGGGGCTGGACGGGCTGGGTGGCGCTGGCCTTCCTCGGCCTGGTGGTGGTGCTGATCGGCTTCGACGCCGACAACCGGATCTCGCTCTACGTCTTCCCCGTCTGGGCCGTGCTGCTGCTGATCGGCTACCAGGTGCTCAAGCGCCGCCGCCCGGAGGCCCTGCACGGCACCCCGCACGACCACCTGCACGTGCCGCCGTCCGAGGAGTGA
- a CDS encoding MFS transporter, whose product MTQTAPVTPAGPKESLWRNRNFMLLWFGQGAGTLGPRVALVALPLLALEVLHASTFQVSLLTSLSWLPYALLSLPAGVLAERLDQRKIMVTCDLVRLVLLASVPLIALAGGLTLWYLYLVVTVSGALTVLFTVAYRSQLPRLVGATQLIEGNAKLGMCESLAELAGPALGGTLVGLVGASRALVANVLTYAVSAVTLGLIRVPETEPRPAVARVPFRAAMGEGLTFVRRQPILRRLLWCTSVSNFFVVAASSIAVTFMLRTLHASPSTVGLVFTAGSLGGLATGALAPRISARVGSARVIWLAMLTPGPLYLLMPAALPGWGVWMYAAALAALSANSILFNTAAVSYRQAVCPPGLLSRVNAVYLWIAYGVIPLGSLFGGTLGALAGLRPALLVCALGMWSACLFVVFSPLRTMRDIPAPNSEGQ is encoded by the coding sequence GTGACGCAGACCGCACCGGTCACCCCGGCTGGCCCGAAGGAATCGCTCTGGCGCAACCGCAACTTCATGTTGCTCTGGTTCGGGCAGGGCGCCGGCACCCTGGGCCCCCGGGTGGCGCTGGTGGCGCTACCGCTGCTGGCCCTGGAGGTCCTGCACGCCAGCACCTTCCAGGTCTCGCTGCTGACTTCGCTGAGCTGGCTGCCCTACGCCCTGCTCTCGCTGCCGGCCGGCGTGCTCGCCGAGCGGCTGGACCAGCGGAAGATCATGGTCACCTGTGACCTGGTCCGCCTCGTGCTGCTCGCCAGCGTCCCGCTGATCGCCCTGGCCGGCGGGCTGACGCTCTGGTACCTCTACCTGGTGGTGACCGTCTCCGGGGCGCTGACCGTCCTCTTCACGGTCGCCTACCGGTCGCAGCTGCCCAGGCTGGTCGGCGCCACCCAGCTGATCGAGGGCAACGCCAAGCTCGGCATGTGCGAATCGCTCGCCGAGCTGGCCGGCCCGGCGCTCGGCGGCACCCTGGTCGGGCTGGTCGGCGCCTCGCGCGCGCTGGTCGCCAACGTGCTCACCTACGCCGTCAGCGCCGTCACCCTCGGCCTGATCCGGGTGCCCGAGACGGAGCCCCGCCCCGCCGTCGCACGGGTGCCGTTCCGCGCCGCGATGGGGGAGGGCCTCACCTTCGTCCGCCGGCAGCCGATCCTGCGCCGGCTGCTCTGGTGCACCAGCGTGTCCAACTTCTTCGTGGTCGCGGCCTCCTCGATCGCCGTCACCTTCATGCTGCGCACCCTGCACGCCTCCCCGTCCACCGTGGGCCTGGTCTTCACGGCCGGATCGCTGGGCGGCCTGGCCACCGGGGCGCTAGCCCCGCGGATCTCCGCCAGGGTGGGCAGCGCCCGAGTCATCTGGCTCGCCATGCTCACCCCCGGGCCGCTCTACCTGCTGATGCCCGCCGCCCTGCCCGGCTGGGGCGTGTGGATGTACGCGGCGGCACTGGCCGCGCTCTCCGCCAACTCCATCCTCTTCAACACGGCCGCCGTCTCCTACCGGCAGGCCGTCTGCCCGCCCGGCCTGCTGAGCCGCGTCAACGCCGTCTACCTCTGGATCGCCTACGGCGTCATCCCGCTCGGCTCCCTGTTCGGCGGCACGCTCGGCGCCCTCGCGGGCCTGCGCCCGGCCCTGCTGGTGTGCGCGCTCGGCATGTGGAGCGCCTGCCTCTTCGTGGTCTTCTCCCCGCTGCGCACGATGCGCGACATCCCCGCCCCGAACTCCGAAGGACAGTGA
- the clpS gene encoding ATP-dependent Clp protease adapter ClpS, with amino-acid sequence MSVAPVEIERPEVEGLPSLEPDTPWVTIVHNDPVNLMSYVQHVFQAYFGYPKDKARQLMMEVHGKGRAVVSSGSREEMERDVQAMHGYGLWATLQHD; translated from the coding sequence GTGAGTGTCGCGCCCGTGGAGATCGAGCGCCCGGAGGTCGAGGGTCTCCCGTCGCTGGAGCCGGACACGCCCTGGGTGACCATCGTGCACAACGACCCGGTCAACCTGATGAGCTACGTGCAGCACGTGTTCCAGGCCTACTTCGGGTACCCGAAGGACAAGGCCCGGCAGCTCATGATGGAGGTGCACGGCAAGGGCCGGGCCGTGGTCTCCAGCGGCTCCCGCGAGGAGATGGAGCGGGACGTGCAGGCCATGCACGGCTACGGCCTGTGGGCCACCCTCCAGCACGACTGA
- a CDS encoding PLP-dependent cysteine synthase family protein, with protein MRYDSPLEAVGNTPLVRLPNLSAAVPGNEDGRVSLWAKLEDRNPTGSIKDRPALHMIEQAEAAGRLTPGCTILEPTSGNTGISLAMAAKLKGYRMVCVMPENTSEERRELLRMWGAEIISSPAAGGSNTAVRIAKEIAAEHPDWVMLYQYGNPDNAGAHYATTGPEILADLPTITHFVAGLGTTGTLMGVGRYLRDKIPGVRIVAAEPRYDDLVYGLRNLDEGFVPELYDAEVLTTRFSVGSADAVRRTRELLQQEGIFAGVSTGAILHAALGTARKAAAAGETADIVFVVADGGWKYLSTGIYTAESTEAAVEALQGQLWA; from the coding sequence TTGCGTTACGACAGTCCGCTCGAAGCCGTCGGCAACACGCCGCTGGTCCGGCTGCCGAACCTCTCGGCCGCCGTGCCCGGGAACGAGGACGGCCGGGTCTCCCTCTGGGCCAAGCTGGAGGACCGCAACCCGACCGGGTCGATCAAGGACCGGCCGGCCCTGCACATGATCGAGCAGGCGGAGGCGGCCGGCCGGCTCACCCCCGGCTGCACCATCCTGGAGCCGACCAGCGGCAACACCGGGATCTCGCTCGCGATGGCCGCCAAGCTCAAGGGCTACCGGATGGTCTGCGTGATGCCCGAGAACACCTCTGAGGAGCGCCGAGAGCTGCTCCGGATGTGGGGCGCCGAGATCATCTCCTCCCCGGCCGCCGGCGGCTCCAACACCGCCGTCCGGATCGCCAAGGAGATCGCCGCCGAGCACCCGGACTGGGTCATGCTCTACCAGTACGGCAACCCGGACAACGCCGGCGCGCACTACGCCACCACCGGCCCCGAGATCCTCGCCGACCTCCCCACCATCACCCACTTCGTGGCCGGCCTCGGCACCACCGGCACCCTGATGGGCGTCGGCCGCTACCTGCGGGACAAGATTCCCGGCGTCAGGATCGTGGCCGCCGAGCCGCGCTACGACGACCTGGTCTACGGCCTGCGCAACCTCGACGAGGGGTTCGTCCCCGAGCTCTACGACGCCGAGGTGCTCACCACCCGCTTCTCCGTCGGCTCCGCCGACGCCGTTCGCCGCACCCGCGAGCTCCTCCAGCAGGAGGGCATCTTCGCGGGCGTCTCCACCGGCGCCATCCTGCACGCCGCCCTCGGCACCGCCCGCAAGGCGGCCGCGGCCGGCGAGACCGCCGACATCGTCTTCGTGGTCGCCGACGGCGGCTGGAAGTACCTGTCCACCGGCATCTACACCGCCGAGTCCACCGAGGCGGCCGTCGAGGCCCTGCAGGGACAGCTCTGGGCCTGA
- a CDS encoding S8 family serine peptidase, with product MTTSRGLRGAAVLAAGALSWGLAAGPAAADSIRQGQWAITKYDAAGVVWPVSQGEGVTVAVIDTGVQASHQDLTGQVLAGADFSGEKSDGRVDTAGHGTEIASIIAAHGHGDQAGVTGLAPKAKILPVRVALDGGDDIGNFGGTNLAPAIRYAVDHHVQVINMSLASAGLRTDPQVRAAVEYALSQDIVVVGGTGNQGDHQAPVTYPAAFPGVVAVGAVDQAGAVWAKSNSGPETTLVAPGVGIYGASNKSDTSYGNGTGTSAATAYVSAIAALIRAKYPQLSAGQVINRMIKTAKMPDGAGAVPNDKYGYGIASPSKALAANPAVDQGPKDNPLAGRAESQGGPEAGTSAAPSGAASSAPAAATPVASGGSSSGGGGVPGYVIGAGGVVVVLAVVGGVLLARRSRRGVAQPAAPQGAPQYPGQYQQPQPGTAPNPYGQQPYGQPSQPGQSSQPGQPGQYPQQGPAAGGGNPYQQ from the coding sequence TTGACGACCAGTCGAGGCTTGCGTGGTGCGGCGGTGCTCGCGGCGGGTGCGCTGAGCTGGGGGTTGGCCGCCGGACCGGCTGCCGCCGACAGCATCCGTCAGGGCCAGTGGGCCATCACCAAGTACGACGCGGCGGGCGTGGTCTGGCCGGTCAGCCAGGGTGAGGGCGTCACCGTCGCGGTGATCGACACCGGCGTGCAGGCCAGTCACCAGGACCTGACCGGTCAGGTCCTGGCGGGGGCGGACTTCTCGGGGGAGAAGTCGGACGGCCGGGTCGACACGGCGGGACACGGCACCGAGATCGCCAGCATCATCGCGGCGCACGGGCACGGCGACCAGGCGGGCGTGACCGGCCTGGCTCCCAAGGCGAAAATCCTCCCGGTCCGGGTCGCTCTGGACGGCGGGGACGACATCGGGAACTTCGGTGGCACGAACCTGGCGCCCGCGATCCGGTACGCGGTAGACCACCACGTCCAGGTGATCAACATGTCGCTCGCCTCGGCCGGGCTGCGCACCGATCCGCAGGTGCGCGCAGCGGTCGAGTACGCGCTCTCCCAGGACATCGTGGTGGTCGGCGGCACCGGCAACCAGGGTGATCATCAGGCTCCCGTCACCTACCCCGCCGCCTTCCCCGGCGTCGTCGCCGTCGGTGCGGTGGATCAAGCCGGCGCCGTGTGGGCCAAGTCGAACTCCGGGCCGGAGACCACGTTGGTGGCGCCCGGGGTGGGGATCTACGGGGCCAGCAACAAGTCGGACACCAGCTACGGGAACGGGACGGGCACCTCGGCGGCCACCGCGTACGTCTCGGCGATCGCGGCGCTGATCCGGGCCAAGTACCCGCAGCTGTCGGCCGGTCAGGTGATCAACCGGATGATCAAGACGGCGAAGATGCCCGACGGGGCCGGGGCCGTCCCGAACGACAAGTACGGGTACGGGATCGCCTCGCCGTCCAAGGCGCTGGCCGCCAACCCGGCGGTGGACCAGGGCCCGAAGGACAACCCGCTGGCCGGGCGGGCCGAGTCGCAGGGCGGGCCGGAGGCCGGGACCTCCGCCGCGCCGAGTGGCGCTGCCTCCTCGGCGCCGGCGGCTGCCACGCCGGTGGCCTCCGGCGGGAGCAGCAGCGGTGGCGGCGGGGTGCCGGGGTACGTGATCGGGGCCGGCGGTGTCGTGGTGGTGCTCGCGGTGGTCGGGGGCGTGCTGCTGGCGCGCCGTTCGCGCCGGGGCGTAGCGCAGCCGGCTGCTCCGCAGGGGGCGCCGCAGTACCCGGGCCAGTACCAGCAGCCGCAGCCCGGCACCGCGCCGAACCCGTACGGCCAGCAGCCGTACGGCCAGCCGAGCCAGCCGGGGCAGAGCTCGCAGCCCGGCCAGCCGGGACAGTACCCGCAGCAGGGGCCGGCCGCCGGGGGCGGCAACCCGTACCAGCAGTGA
- a CDS encoding helix-turn-helix domain-containing protein codes for MELLPSLRTGDSPRTGDDFARQLQQHRTRRRLTQTELADLSAVSVRALRNLEKGQVAVPRTDTVRLLSDALRLTAHERAEFEVAAGCQSGDALFESLVEAPPAKPLLGRERETEVLHRLLAGEHRGITAITGFAGVGKTHLAAAVATRLRARGVPTLWAGPAAAGAARPGQPAGRVTELLASGEEGFGELARLVGERAALLVVDGNDRGPIPREQLRSLARLCPNLRILETSRAPQGAVEEFHLPLQPLGAAAEGGEGLPTREAEALLVQLIADRQPGFAPGPAVMPLLSEVCRRLDGVPRALEAAASWSMIASLDELLTMAREEPLLLATHPGSPAGLGLAVHEAVAVQPPSHRELLARLASRPGPWTVEAVAATLGRTRTETAAAVYRLVQCGLIRKTAAATGARSELAVLHAVRAYLANPVVPV; via the coding sequence ATGGAGCTCCTCCCCTCTCTCCGTACCGGTGACTCTCCCCGTACCGGTGACGACTTCGCCCGGCAGCTGCAGCAGCACCGCACGCGCCGCCGGCTGACCCAGACCGAGCTCGCCGACCTCTCTGCCGTCAGCGTGCGGGCCCTGAGGAACCTCGAGAAGGGCCAGGTGGCCGTCCCCCGGACGGACACCGTGCGGCTGCTCTCCGATGCGCTGCGGCTGACCGCCCACGAGCGGGCCGAGTTCGAGGTGGCGGCCGGCTGCCAGAGCGGCGACGCGCTCTTCGAGTCGCTGGTGGAGGCGCCGCCGGCCAAGCCGCTGCTGGGTCGCGAGCGCGAGACCGAGGTGCTCCACCGGCTGCTGGCGGGCGAGCACCGGGGCATCACCGCCATCACCGGGTTCGCCGGGGTGGGCAAGACCCACCTCGCCGCGGCGGTGGCCACCCGGCTCCGGGCCCGGGGCGTCCCCACCCTGTGGGCCGGCCCGGCCGCGGCCGGCGCCGCCCGGCCCGGCCAGCCCGCCGGCCGGGTCACCGAGCTGCTGGCCTCGGGAGAGGAAGGCTTCGGCGAGCTGGCCCGGCTGGTCGGCGAACGGGCCGCCCTGCTGGTCGTGGACGGCAACGACCGCGGGCCGATCCCCCGGGAGCAGCTGCGCTCGCTGGCCCGGCTCTGTCCGAACCTGCGGATCCTGGAGACCTCCCGCGCTCCGCAGGGCGCGGTCGAGGAGTTCCACCTGCCGCTGCAGCCCCTGGGCGCGGCCGCCGAGGGCGGGGAGGGCCTGCCGACCCGGGAGGCGGAGGCGCTGCTCGTGCAGCTGATCGCCGACCGCCAGCCGGGCTTCGCGCCCGGGCCCGCCGTCATGCCGCTGCTCTCGGAGGTCTGCCGCCGGCTCGACGGGGTGCCCCGGGCCCTGGAGGCGGCCGCCTCCTGGTCCATGATCGCCTCGCTGGACGAGCTGCTGACCATGGCGCGCGAGGAGCCGCTGCTGCTCGCCACCCACCCCGGCAGCCCGGCCGGCCTGGGCCTGGCCGTGCACGAGGCGGTGGCGGTGCAGCCGCCCTCCCACCGCGAGCTGCTGGCCCGGCTGGCGAGCCGGCCGGGGCCGTGGACGGTGGAGGCGGTGGCCGCCACCCTGGGGCGCACCCGGACGGAGACCGCCGCGGCCGTCTACCGCCTGGTGCAGTGCGGACTGATCCGCAAGACGGCCGCTGCCACCGGCGCGCGCTCCGAGCTGGCCGTCCTGCACGCCGTGCGGGCCTACCTGGCCAACCCGGTCGTCCCGGTCTGA
- a CDS encoding isochorismatase family protein, which yields MHRALIVVDVQNDFCEGGSLAVAGGAEVAAAITDLIADSTAGYTHILATRDHHLDPGDHFSPTPDYVHSWPRHCVAGTEGVGFHPNFAPSVTSGAIEAVFDKGAHSAAYSGFEGVDEHGGSLADWLRERSVTEVDVVGIATDHCVKATALDAAREGFTTRVLLDLTAGVAAATTEAALAELAAAGVELTGTPVVQA from the coding sequence ATGCACCGGGCACTCATCGTCGTCGACGTGCAGAACGACTTCTGCGAGGGCGGCAGCCTGGCCGTCGCCGGGGGCGCCGAGGTGGCGGCCGCGATCACCGACCTGATCGCCGACTCCACCGCCGGCTACACCCACATCCTCGCCACCCGGGACCACCACCTCGACCCGGGCGACCACTTCTCGCCCACCCCGGATTACGTCCACTCCTGGCCCCGGCACTGCGTGGCGGGCACCGAGGGGGTCGGCTTCCACCCCAACTTCGCGCCCTCGGTCACCTCGGGCGCGATCGAGGCGGTCTTCGACAAGGGGGCCCACTCGGCCGCCTACAGCGGGTTCGAGGGCGTCGACGAGCACGGCGGCTCGCTGGCCGACTGGCTGCGCGAGCGCTCGGTCACCGAGGTGGACGTGGTCGGCATCGCCACCGACCACTGCGTCAAGGCCACCGCGCTGGACGCCGCCCGGGAGGGGTTCACCACCCGCGTCCTGCTCGACCTCACGGCCGGGGTCGCGGCCGCCACCACCGAGGCGGCCCTGGCCGAACTCGCCGCCGCCGGAGTCGAGTTGACCGGCACCCCGGTGGTCCAGGCCTGA
- a CDS encoding putative leader peptide: MRSVDVSFRAPGTRLVARLHVDLCRLASAICPGTADAR, encoded by the coding sequence ATGCGTTCCGTCGATGTGAGCTTCCGGGCCCCAGGCACCCGCCTCGTGGCGCGCCTGCACGTCGACCTGTGCCGGCTCGCCAGCGCCATCTGTCCCGGCACGGCTGACGCCCGCTGA